In Bacteroidales bacterium, the genomic stretch TACTCTGCAATGGATTTGAGTATGGTCTGTCCCAACTTGGCCTTATTGTACAGCACTGTAGATTTGGGTCTTGAAGACTTCATAGCTGAATACAAAGTTTCCACTACACGCCACCAGGTACCGCTTACAGGCACTACCTGCCGTGTGACTTCCGGATGCATAAGGATATTTTTAATGACAAAATTCAACTCATCATAGATCAGGGGCGTTATCACATTAGCCATGCCGCTGCAATGCGTGGATAAATTATACTGCAGATCTTCCACGGCCTGCATGACAGTCTGACGTGAAACGTAATTAACAGGATTCGGACTTTCCTGTGCCCTTTCAATATATTTTGCAGATTCGAACATCAAGGTTTTCCAAAGTGTTGAGAATTCATCATTCACAATCACATCCTGGGTAGTTCTGGCATTTCCGAAATTGAACACCTGCTTGTAAAACATTTGTCTCTCAGCCGGTCGTGTACGATCGAGCAACCTGCCAGTGTCCACATCGGTAAACTTATTCGAGAAAACGTACTGCTGAAGATTTTCGCGCAGCCGGTGATCCTGAATTTCAATGCCGCCGCGGATAAGGAACTTATGAGTGAAATAGTTCACCACGCCAAAAACATCCAGCTCATCACCCAGCACCATGCAGTAAAACAGCTGGGCTGCACATTTTACATTCGATACACTGATCTGAACGGCAGATGCACTGTCTTCGAAAAATTCCACGTCAAAGTCCTTATCCGATTGCACCGGATCTGCCACTGTATCATCAGCAACCATTGAAGTTCCTTTGATCTGGGAAATAAAGAGCGGAATAAAATATTTAGCGTTTTTCGGGGTGATATTGTATATTTTCTTATAGTTTTTCAGGTATTTAACCAGCAAAGGTTTTATTTCCTCATCAATATTACCGATTCCGGCTTTTTCGATAATATCCATTTGTTCTCCACTGAAAATATAATCATCAATCACTTTTTGCAGGGATACTTTAAAGGAAGCCGAAGAAATAGAAAGTTGTGAGGAAGTGATTTTTTGAATAAGGGGATGTTGATCATTATTATACGTTACCTTAGTGTTTTCAACCTCTGCCTCTGCAATGTTCAACGATTCGCTTTTAATGAAATTACGTGCAGCGCTTACTACAGCATATTTGACTATATTGTTTACCCCTTCTTTGTGAGTGCGGACAAAGTTGATGAGTCCGTTTACTTCCGAAATGCCTCTTACAAAAAAAGCATAAGCAATGAGATAATCAGAAACGTTTTTGAAGGATAAAACTGCTTTGGTATTATACTCATAATAATTCCAGTTCAAACTGCATTGATTCTGGAAATCGTATTTCAGAGAAGCAAGCATATTGGTTTGGTCAATGCAGTCACCAATTGTTAAAAACTGATTGCTTTGTTTTTCTGAGTTATTATATAAATCATTTAATATTCCGGTATTTTCAAACCTGTCCTTTGTTGTTTTCTTTGCTAATAATGGTTTGTGCAACTCGGAAATAAGATTTAATGATGCATTTTCATGCTCATTTTCCAGGATTGCCGATTCAATTGTAGTTTCTTCAGTACCTGGTTTAGTAAGTTCCTTGACTGAAAAAAGGCGAAGCCCGAGTAAATTGTCCAGCTCCTGAATTTGCTCTTTAATTTCCGGGGCAATGTCTGCGGTAAAACCATTGGACGTGATTAATGGTCTTCTGATTTTAAAGGCTGAAGCACCATTTGTAAGAATATTGGTTACCATATTTATTATTTTTAAGTTTTAAAAATTCAGTTTACCATATAATCAAGAAGTTTGAATGCATCCGCGAGATTGATTAATCCATAACCCGCTCGCTGGTCCCGAAGCCGGCTATTGATCTTGTCTGAAGTAGATTTTAAAATGAATCGTATCTGTTCATTTCCAAGTTTTTTTCCTTTTTTAAGAGCATAGGATTTCAACAAGCCTACCATGCCCGTTACAAAAGGAGAAGCCTGTGAGGTACCTGATGCAAAAGCATAGCCGTTATTGGTGAACGAGCTGTACACGTTCAATCCAGGAGCTACCACCGTAATATTTGCACCATAAGAGGTAAAAGTGGTTACATTACCGCTGTCATCCACTGCGCCAACAGCTATAACCCCCGGCAAAGCGCCCGGGTAATATTTTTCTTCAGTACCATCATTGCCACTGGCAGCTATAATACTGACATTTTTATGAAGTGCATAATCAATGACTTCCTGATGCGGCAGTCCGCCACCTGTATGCCTTATTCCTAAACTCATGTTGATGATGTCTGCACCCTGGTCCACTGCCCACTTAATTCCATTGTTGATATTGTCTACAATTCCGGCACCTACCAGTTTGTCACCGCTCTTCATGGTGGCAAGTACACGTACGGCTAAAATTTTACAGTCGGGACAAACCCCTTCATCCATTTGCAGCCCTTTTGCAGCAATAATGCCCGAGACATGAGTACCATGGCCTACTACATCCACCGGCCAATCTTCGTATTGTTTTACATCACTGATGAATGCAGATGTATCAAGGCCTTCGAGATTTACAAAGTCTGAACGCCTTACAATTTTTCCTTTGAGTTCTGGATGGTCAGGGTTTACACCTGTATCTAAAACAGCAATTGTAACAGAAGATGTTCCTTTGGTAAGAAGGTGGGCATACGGTAAGTAAATCAGTTCACCCGGCTTTTTAACGGCTATGGATGCCTGTTGGGAAATCTGCGCAGGAATAGGGGCCTCACCGATAATTAATTCCCTTACATCAACTATATGTGGTAATTTTTTTATTTCATTGATAAAGTTTGAAGGAATAGAATAATCTTTCTGGAGAATAATGCGGTAAAAACAATCCAGACCGATAAATAATTCTTCATCCGTCCATGTGCCCTGATGATCACGGCCGTATTCCTTACTCAGCCAGAATTTAAACTGATAAGAGTCAAACAGTGCATCGAATTCAGGGAAAAAAGTGTCGATCATTTTGGAGCGATCGGTCAACATTTCTTGCCAGTGCAGTGGATGGACAGTAAGTTTGTCCTTGAATTCCTTTTCAATCCTCGCAACAAAATGGTGTTTCACAATTATGTCAGTATTAAAGTTATCATGATGAAATATCCATCAAAAATCACTTTGCCATTCAACCTGGAACTTTTAAGAAATTCTCAATTACAACAACAGTAATCTTATTCAAAATTCCCTATTTCATTTTGTCTGAACAATACAAGTTTCCTTGTATTTTTATATCTCCGGACTAGCATTCAAACTGATTTGTTCAAGCGTATTTACCGCATTGATCAGCTTGTGCGTGCCAAGTTTGTGATGAATATTTTTCCTGTGTGTTTCCACAGTAAAATAACTCAGGTGCAATTCTTCTGCGCATTCACGGCTGGTTTTCCCAAGGCGGAACAACTGAAGAATCTGGGATTCGCGTTTTGTAAGTATAGAATTGTTATCCATGGCTTTTTGCATTGAAACATTGATTACAATAATCCTGTGAAAGTGGAAAAACAACAAACAGCAATAACGAAAAATTATCGGGGAACGATAATTGAGATTTAATGGTTAATCAACGACAATTGTAACTTGTCATTATAGATAGAAGGTCAACAAAGTTTTTTGGAGAATGTTTATTTTCGGAAACCGGCAGTTCATTTTTTCACCACCAGCGTGGCTATTGAAATATGGTATGTATTGTAAAAACAACGCTCACAGGTCTTCGACGCTGTCAGGTTTTGCATTTCACTCCTCTACCAGGAAAGGCATTTGCCTGTCAATTAAAACATCAAGCGAAACAAAGGTTTCGGTGCGGGAGACACCGGTTATGGATTGGATTTTATCGGCGAGTATTTTTCGTAAATGTTCATTATCGCGACTGTACACTTCAACAAACATGGCCCATTGTCCGGTAATATAATGACATTGCGTGATTTCAGGTATTTCAACCAATTTCTCAGATACGCTGTTAAACAAAGCGGCATTATCTAAGAAAATCCCAACAAAAGCACAGGTTTTGAAACCAAGCATTTTAGGATTCACGTTGTATTGCGAGCCACTGATCACGCCTAATTTGATCAACCGCTGAACACGTTGATGGACGGCTGCGCCTGAGATATTGCATGCCCGGGCTACTTCAAGAAAAGGTATCCGGGCATTTTTAGTAAGGATAGAAAGTATTTTCCGGTCCAGACTATCAATCTGAAAGTTGTTTTTCATTTTTATCAATCAAAAATTAAATATATTAAATATTTCGCCTGAAATATATTCAATCTGTAATTGATACGTAACAATCATTTATATGCCTGTTCATGAACCGTTTTAATAGACCGGCCTGATGGATCATTCATGTTTTTAAATGCGGCATCCCATTCGAGAGCTATAGGTGTACTGCAGGCCACAGAAGGAACTGACGGCACGCATAAGGCAGCTTGCTCTGATGGGAAATGTTCGGTGAAAATCGAGCGGTAATAATACTCTTCTTTATTCAGCGGCGGATTAACGGGGAAGGTTTCCTTTACTTTCTCCATTTGTTCATCGCTAACCATACGGTTTGTCAGTTCTTTCAGCG encodes the following:
- a CDS encoding S8 family serine peptidase — translated: MKHHFVARIEKEFKDKLTVHPLHWQEMLTDRSKMIDTFFPEFDALFDSYQFKFWLSKEYGRDHQGTWTDEELFIGLDCFYRIILQKDYSIPSNFINEIKKLPHIVDVRELIIGEAPIPAQISQQASIAVKKPGELIYLPYAHLLTKGTSSVTIAVLDTGVNPDHPELKGKIVRRSDFVNLEGLDTSAFISDVKQYEDWPVDVVGHGTHVSGIIAAKGLQMDEGVCPDCKILAVRVLATMKSGDKLVGAGIVDNINNGIKWAVDQGADIINMSLGIRHTGGGLPHQEVIDYALHKNVSIIAASGNDGTEEKYYPGALPGVIAVGAVDDSGNVTTFTSYGANITVVAPGLNVYSSFTNNGYAFASGTSQASPFVTGMVGLLKSYALKKGKKLGNEQIRFILKSTSDKINSRLRDQRAGYGLINLADAFKLLDYMVN
- a CDS encoding LuxR C-terminal-related transcriptional regulator, producing the protein MDNNSILTKRESQILQLFRLGKTSRECAEELHLSYFTVETHRKNIHHKLGTHKLINAVNTLEQISLNASPEI
- a CDS encoding Lrp/AsnC ligand binding domain-containing protein; amino-acid sequence: MKNNFQIDSLDRKILSILTKNARIPFLEVARACNISGAAVHQRVQRLIKLGVISGSQYNVNPKMLGFKTCAFVGIFLDNAALFNSVSEKLVEIPEITQCHYITGQWAMFVEVYSRDNEHLRKILADKIQSITGVSRTETFVSLDVLIDRQMPFLVEE